The following coding sequences lie in one Variovorax terrae genomic window:
- a CDS encoding catalase, giving the protein MKPVLTPSTQWQERIAPDEAERHAHQARQFVEIQRRKSAAYGTGRALHRKQLTAAQGLLEVLDGLPPFAHHGLFAAPGVHDVWVRLSNGGPDRAGDRQPDIRGFAIKVFGVHGRSALGGDTTASQDFTLINQEAFGFTDSAEFTGFAVAASRSKAALLPYLFRRYGLLSAPAKLLQILRAVGRPFSGFATEPLHSAVPMACGPYAVRVRLLPDPSNALWEGGAGNAGARGEATAQARSDWGADFSARLRTNALHWDLQLQFFVNEELTPIEDASVNWSSPYTTVARLILPPQDTGSAEGQALAARAEAGVFDPWQALAEHRPLGDVQRARKVAYFASQQERGAA; this is encoded by the coding sequence ATGAAACCCGTTCTCACGCCCAGCACGCAATGGCAGGAGCGGATCGCGCCCGACGAAGCCGAGCGCCATGCCCACCAGGCGCGCCAGTTCGTGGAGATCCAGCGCCGCAAGTCCGCCGCCTACGGCACGGGCCGCGCGCTGCACCGCAAGCAGCTCACGGCCGCGCAGGGCCTGCTCGAAGTATTGGACGGCCTGCCCCCCTTCGCGCACCACGGCCTGTTTGCGGCGCCCGGCGTGCATGACGTCTGGGTGCGCCTGTCCAACGGCGGCCCGGACCGCGCCGGCGACCGCCAGCCCGACATCCGGGGCTTCGCCATCAAGGTGTTCGGCGTGCACGGCCGCTCCGCCCTGGGCGGTGACACCACGGCCAGCCAGGACTTCACCCTCATCAACCAGGAGGCGTTCGGTTTCACCGACAGCGCCGAGTTCACCGGCTTCGCGGTGGCGGCCTCGCGCAGCAAGGCGGCGCTGCTGCCCTACCTGTTCCGGCGCTATGGCCTGCTGAGCGCGCCCGCCAAGCTGCTGCAGATCCTGCGCGCGGTGGGCCGGCCCTTCAGCGGCTTTGCCACCGAGCCGCTGCACAGCGCCGTGCCCATGGCCTGCGGCCCCTATGCGGTGCGGGTGCGGCTGCTGCCCGATCCGTCCAACGCCCTGTGGGAGGGCGGCGCAGGCAACGCCGGCGCCCGCGGCGAGGCGACCGCGCAGGCCCGCAGCGACTGGGGCGCCGACTTCAGCGCCCGCCTGCGCACGAATGCGCTGCACTGGGATCTGCAACTGCAGTTCTTCGTGAACGAGGAGCTCACGCCGATCGAGGACGCCAGCGTGAACTGGAGCAGCCCCTACACCACCGTGGCGCGGCTGATCCTGCCGCCGCAGGACACCGGCTCGGCCGAAGGCCAGGCGCTGGCGGCCCGTGCGGAGGCCGGCGTGTTCGACCCCTGGCAGGCGCTGGCCGAACACCGCCCGCTGGGCGACGTGCAGCGCGCGCGCAAGGTCGCGTACTTCGCCAGCCAGCAGGAGCGCGGAGCAGCCTAG
- a CDS encoding Bug family tripartite tricarboxylate transporter substrate binding protein — translation MNNGKHHMRRVESWLSFELTRKKIVMKKLFRLVSILLLVAATGIANVAAQEFPTRPVTLIVPYGPGGPVDGQARLIAEYLSTLWKQPVIVSNKAGGGGLVGVVAMAHATPDGHTLAITGAAIAAFKSLMKNPGLDVDRDLAPISLVGIAPVVIAVSSQTPVKSLTEFISYAKARPGKLSYGSSSASNTLTIEAFNQLTGIQMVGIPYSGEAQNSLALSRGDVQLSFLTLNAAVPMMQAGKVRALSLTSESGRWPGLPDVPAAREAGLPGMDLPTQLGVFAPAGTPMEIRRKIARDIARFVAEPDMTPRLFRLGLQPVSNTPEEFTEQIKQLGVKFSQVAQKAKIQPE, via the coding sequence TTGAACAACGGCAAGCATCACATGCGCCGGGTCGAATCCTGGCTTTCCTTCGAACTAACCCGGAAAAAGATCGTTATGAAAAAGCTTTTCAGATTGGTGTCAATTCTGTTGCTCGTAGCGGCGACTGGCATTGCAAACGTTGCCGCACAGGAATTTCCAACCAGGCCTGTCACCTTGATCGTGCCCTACGGTCCTGGCGGGCCGGTCGATGGGCAAGCACGCCTGATTGCGGAATATCTGTCCACGCTCTGGAAACAACCTGTCATTGTCAGTAATAAAGCGGGAGGTGGAGGTTTGGTCGGGGTCGTCGCCATGGCACACGCCACTCCAGATGGACATACGCTCGCGATCACGGGAGCCGCTATTGCGGCGTTCAAGTCGCTGATGAAGAATCCCGGGCTAGATGTGGACCGCGACCTGGCTCCCATCTCATTGGTCGGTATCGCCCCGGTCGTCATCGCGGTGAGTTCGCAGACGCCAGTCAAATCGCTCACCGAATTCATCAGCTACGCCAAGGCAAGACCCGGAAAGCTCAGTTACGGGTCCTCTTCCGCCTCGAATACCTTGACCATCGAGGCGTTCAATCAGCTGACCGGAATTCAAATGGTGGGCATCCCCTATTCTGGAGAGGCACAAAATTCGCTCGCCCTTTCCAGGGGCGACGTGCAGCTTTCGTTCCTGACGCTCAATGCCGCCGTCCCGATGATGCAGGCTGGCAAAGTGCGTGCACTGTCGCTCACGTCGGAGAGCGGACGCTGGCCCGGTCTTCCCGATGTTCCGGCTGCGCGCGAAGCCGGCTTGCCTGGAATGGACCTTCCCACGCAGTTGGGTGTCTTCGCACCAGCCGGAACGCCCATGGAGATTCGCCGCAAGATTGCACGCGACATTGCTCGATTCGTCGCAGAACCGGACATGACCCCTCGACTCTTTCGCCTGGGCCTGCAACCTGTTTCCAATACTCCGGAGGAATTTACTGAACAGATCAAACAGCTGGGAGTGAAGTTTTCGCAAGTCGCTCAGAAAGCGAAGATTCAGCCTGAATGA
- a CDS encoding IclR family transcriptional regulator, giving the protein MPQRVFVRLSGSHLLCLCHGHDARETLKRSKVSSTVRKRKIMEKDRQFVEALARGLKILDCFQPERPLLTNGEISALTGLACSSVSRLTHTLIKVGYLDYDSIAGAYRLGFRVLPIHTAMIAGTDVKTLVMPHMKKLAEEAGVRVALAAYENSSLVVLQAVDGGRPLVSSLTPGASASLPRSALGRAYLASCSSREKNSIVDHLIEQGTWSRDVLQAELKEAESSYAQYGYCISLQVREAGVHAVAVPIYLRTLGRQLVLACAAPAERFKLDYIREVFGPLLLRHATDVERAFSGARAARSRGTAHDHKARRIAPAQQ; this is encoded by the coding sequence TTGCCGCAACGCGTCTTCGTGCGTCTGTCAGGCAGTCATCTTTTGTGCTTGTGTCATGGCCACGATGCTCGCGAAACGCTCAAACGCAGTAAAGTGTCTTCCACCGTGCGGAAAAGGAAGATCATGGAAAAGGACAGGCAGTTTGTAGAAGCCCTGGCACGCGGCCTGAAAATTCTCGATTGCTTTCAGCCCGAGCGGCCTTTGCTCACCAATGGCGAAATCTCGGCGCTGACGGGGCTGGCGTGTTCTTCGGTCTCCCGGCTGACGCATACGCTGATCAAGGTGGGCTACCTCGACTACGACTCGATCGCGGGGGCCTACCGGTTGGGCTTTCGTGTGCTGCCGATCCACACGGCCATGATCGCGGGCACCGACGTCAAGACGCTGGTGATGCCACACATGAAGAAGCTCGCTGAAGAGGCCGGCGTGCGCGTGGCGCTGGCGGCGTATGAGAATTCCAGCCTGGTGGTGCTTCAGGCCGTCGATGGCGGGCGACCCCTGGTTTCATCGCTGACGCCTGGCGCAAGCGCCTCCCTGCCCCGATCCGCGCTGGGCCGCGCCTATCTGGCCTCGTGCAGCAGCAGGGAGAAGAACAGTATCGTGGACCACCTGATCGAACAAGGGACATGGAGCCGGGACGTGCTGCAGGCCGAACTGAAAGAGGCCGAGTCGTCCTATGCCCAGTATGGCTATTGCATATCGCTGCAGGTGCGCGAGGCGGGTGTGCATGCGGTCGCCGTGCCGATCTATCTGCGCACGTTGGGGCGGCAACTGGTCCTGGCCTGCGCCGCGCCGGCCGAACGCTTCAAACTGGACTACATCCGCGAAGTCTTCGGCCCCTTGCTGCTGCGTCATGCCACCGACGTCGAACGAGCGTTTTCGGGCGCGCGTGCAGCGCGATCTCGCGGCACTGCTCATGACCACAAGGCAAGGCGGATCGCGCCGGCGCAGCAGTAG
- a CDS encoding acyl-CoA dehydrogenase family protein — MTNDQSILKDSIARYLREQYSFAERSRVISGKSTVNHWREFAKMGWLGIPFDSDSGGLDAGPAELAILLTELGRGLVLEPILPNLVLSGALLQAISDSAHRMGYLRPLVEGRVKFSTVYEGMGARTAVELAPLGDSFTLTGTAKVVLGGSEADYFLVAAPLRGAADTAAAGALRLAIVPAGAPGVRVNSYRGIDGYPACSLAFEEVEVKSADLLILDAKVDVTLGRALNYCCVMTCCEAVGVLEVLLAHTLQYAKDRKQFGKSLAGNQVIAHRLVEMRIKVQEARALSELAVQALEEPSGSELDSIISAAKIHVDHTLRSVAESAVQIHGAIAITDEFHISHYFKRSAGLRLLFGDAQWHETRLGDSLKRDWTNERAGKMSLASEADREFAKTVEDFVNAALPKEIAAKVANEQHLSKEEIDSWQSALGRQGWLGASWPKNFGGPGWSPRQQFIFESVCASMNCPAIVPSGVKMIGPLLQKFGTTSQQERFLPRILDSSEWWCQGYSEPNSGSDLSSLRTSAQDVGEHYRINGEKIWTTNAHYADWMFCLVRTSRESRPQQGISFLLIDMRTPGIEVIPITSMDGAHSFNSVVFKNVLVPKENLLGKQGEGWSYAKALLSHERLSGYWLSGVQRSLQQLKQIALGDLVSETGERLPDARLREIVRLEVRTMALKKRFLEFLEQIETHGTLSDEVSELKIQGTELFQDISNAIMMISGELAYPYDPLFTLGENSDPLFAGAHAATAAVKYFGRRANTLAGGATEIQKNILAKTVLGI, encoded by the coding sequence ATGACCAACGATCAATCGATTTTAAAAGATAGCATTGCGAGATACCTTAGAGAGCAATACAGCTTTGCGGAACGCTCCCGTGTAATTTCCGGCAAATCGACCGTCAATCACTGGCGTGAGTTCGCGAAGATGGGGTGGCTTGGGATTCCATTCGACTCGGACAGCGGTGGCCTCGATGCGGGTCCCGCCGAGTTGGCCATACTGCTAACAGAGCTAGGGCGCGGGTTGGTTCTCGAGCCAATCTTGCCGAACCTTGTGCTCTCGGGTGCCTTGCTTCAGGCGATCTCGGATTCCGCTCACCGCATGGGGTACCTGCGGCCGCTAGTCGAGGGTCGCGTCAAATTCTCGACTGTCTACGAGGGGATGGGTGCACGCACTGCTGTCGAACTCGCGCCGCTAGGCGATTCGTTCACGCTCACTGGAACTGCCAAAGTCGTCTTGGGTGGATCGGAAGCGGATTACTTTCTTGTCGCGGCGCCACTGAGGGGCGCCGCAGATACTGCTGCGGCGGGCGCGTTGAGACTTGCGATAGTCCCAGCCGGCGCCCCAGGGGTGCGTGTGAATTCGTACCGGGGCATCGACGGCTATCCCGCCTGCAGCCTGGCTTTCGAAGAAGTGGAGGTTAAGTCCGCCGACCTTTTGATTCTGGACGCCAAGGTCGACGTCACACTTGGCCGAGCGTTGAACTACTGTTGTGTGATGACGTGTTGCGAAGCAGTCGGCGTGCTTGAAGTGCTCCTGGCACACACTCTCCAGTATGCCAAGGATCGCAAGCAATTCGGTAAGTCGCTCGCAGGCAACCAGGTCATCGCCCATCGCTTGGTAGAGATGCGAATAAAAGTGCAGGAAGCGCGGGCACTTTCCGAGTTGGCAGTGCAGGCGCTAGAAGAACCAAGCGGCTCGGAGTTGGACTCCATCATCTCGGCTGCAAAGATTCACGTCGATCACACCCTTCGCAGCGTGGCTGAAAGTGCCGTGCAGATCCATGGCGCTATTGCCATCACGGACGAATTCCACATTAGTCACTATTTCAAGCGTTCGGCGGGATTGCGACTGTTATTCGGTGACGCTCAATGGCACGAAACCCGGTTGGGTGACTCTCTGAAAAGAGATTGGACGAACGAGAGAGCCGGGAAGATGTCTCTTGCAAGTGAAGCAGACCGGGAATTCGCCAAAACTGTAGAAGACTTCGTGAACGCCGCATTGCCCAAGGAAATAGCAGCCAAGGTCGCGAACGAACAACACCTCAGCAAGGAAGAGATTGACAGTTGGCAGAGCGCGCTCGGCCGGCAAGGGTGGCTCGGCGCCAGTTGGCCAAAGAATTTCGGAGGGCCGGGGTGGTCGCCGCGTCAGCAATTCATCTTTGAATCGGTGTGCGCCAGCATGAACTGCCCGGCAATCGTGCCGTCCGGGGTCAAAATGATCGGACCGCTACTGCAAAAGTTCGGTACAACTTCGCAGCAAGAGCGCTTCCTCCCCCGGATTCTGGACTCGTCCGAGTGGTGGTGCCAGGGGTATTCAGAGCCTAATTCCGGCTCTGACCTCTCCTCGCTGCGGACATCGGCCCAGGACGTTGGCGAACACTACCGTATCAACGGAGAGAAGATATGGACAACGAACGCCCACTACGCGGACTGGATGTTCTGCCTCGTGCGGACCAGTCGCGAGAGCAGGCCGCAGCAAGGCATCTCATTCCTGCTCATCGACATGCGCACACCGGGAATTGAAGTCATCCCCATCACGTCGATGGACGGTGCGCATTCATTCAACAGCGTTGTCTTCAAAAATGTACTCGTTCCCAAAGAGAATCTTCTCGGAAAACAGGGCGAAGGTTGGAGCTACGCAAAAGCGCTCCTGTCCCATGAAAGACTGTCCGGCTACTGGCTCAGCGGGGTTCAGCGCTCATTGCAGCAGCTAAAGCAAATCGCGCTTGGCGACCTTGTCAGCGAGACGGGAGAACGGCTCCCTGATGCGCGGCTTCGAGAAATCGTCAGACTTGAAGTCAGGACGATGGCCTTGAAAAAACGCTTTCTCGAGTTTCTCGAACAGATCGAAACCCATGGAACGTTAAGCGACGAAGTTTCAGAACTAAAAATTCAAGGCACCGAGCTATTTCAGGATATTTCGAATGCCATCATGATGATCTCGGGTGAACTTGCCTACCCCTACGACCCTCTGTTCACTCTGGGGGAGAACTCTGATCCCCTGTTTGCGGGCGCGCATGCCGCAACTGCGGCGGTGAAATACTTCGGCCGCAGAGCCAACACCCTCGCAGGGGGAGCAACAGAGATCCAAAAAAACATACTGGCCAAAACTGTTCTAGGAATCTAA
- a CDS encoding enoyl-CoA hydratase-related protein, protein MQANEQTSTAAMSPSNDVLIQLDAGVLLVTLNRPDRLNALTTDSANAYMQIMLDASVNPEVRVIVVTGAGKGFCAGADMGYLAQLKDGQPRAEKLQRHWFTTQIPKPVIAAINGACVGIGFVIAMMCDMRIAARSARVGAGFARLGLPLENGVAWPLVRSLGYSRAFQHLAVGTLQSGDALLQSGLVNEVVDDAQLLPRAMELAHEIADNCSPRSLATLKRQLLRAAQSSLPEADRLSDGLMKAALAGDDFKEAMAAKKEMRAPAFAPLLDESVWWPSEVEGQIGK, encoded by the coding sequence ATGCAAGCCAATGAACAAACATCCACTGCGGCCATGAGTCCGAGTAACGACGTTCTTATCCAGCTCGATGCCGGCGTGCTGCTGGTGACACTGAACCGTCCGGACCGGCTCAATGCACTGACCACCGATAGCGCCAATGCCTACATGCAGATCATGCTGGATGCGTCGGTCAACCCCGAGGTGCGCGTGATCGTGGTGACCGGCGCGGGCAAGGGATTTTGCGCGGGGGCTGACATGGGTTATCTCGCGCAACTCAAGGATGGACAGCCACGCGCCGAAAAGCTGCAGCGGCACTGGTTCACTACACAGATTCCGAAGCCGGTTATTGCAGCCATCAATGGTGCATGCGTGGGGATTGGATTTGTCATTGCCATGATGTGCGATATGCGTATCGCGGCCCGCAGTGCACGGGTCGGCGCTGGCTTCGCGCGCCTGGGCCTACCGCTCGAAAATGGCGTAGCGTGGCCGCTGGTCCGTTCGCTGGGTTACAGCCGGGCTTTCCAGCACCTGGCGGTCGGCACTCTGCAGTCGGGCGACGCGCTGCTGCAATCCGGACTGGTCAATGAGGTGGTGGACGACGCGCAACTGTTGCCGAGAGCGATGGAACTCGCGCATGAAATCGCGGACAACTGTTCGCCGCGTTCGCTGGCCACGCTCAAGCGCCAACTCCTGCGCGCCGCGCAATCGTCCCTGCCCGAAGCCGACCGCCTCAGTGACGGACTCATGAAGGCTGCGCTTGCGGGGGACGATTTCAAGGAGGCCATGGCCGCTAAAAAGGAAATGAGGGCCCCGGCTTTTGCGCCCTTGCTCGACGAGTCCGTCTGGTGGCCATCCGAGGTCGAAGGCCAGATAGGGAAATAG